From the Dunckerocampus dactyliophorus isolate RoL2022-P2 chromosome 12, RoL_Ddac_1.1, whole genome shotgun sequence genome, one window contains:
- the LOC129191685 gene encoding zinc finger protein 431-like — translation MSPSLVFYSQTKSILETVIHSSLDLGGHTNEDNSTEQSSLTVKPGLDKVVDMLAQEASRKINAIFQQLFAAESREKLALKDKVCQLERELKTATDNFDNARTWRENVMNGCPVLNEQTGWIFTLKPLGTLVKSADELAKEESAAADGNGRHDEVHSSDSQEKTKEVNCCAESSSASRQEEDIITTPPTESQELLCAAVQKVFECDVCKKSFSRQLHLRKHAETHMEPLTCQQCPRTFRNASTLERHLLQHEEKKLQTFACNLCEKTFKSKVLLKSHELVHGDARPFACATCGKAFKSRQCLKAHRAVHSADKPHKCEECGESFRYAVALRCHRSVHTGEYPHKCGVCAKAFTKKRSLRTHMAVHRGKMFMCETCGAGFTLRQNLKRHMRIHTGERPFTCHVCGVSFVQDKLKAHMLLHGASKSFMCDLCGKTFLYNCQLQKHQKLVHREGDLAGEGTRRRAGTRANRRVIFRRDRTTVEVTPFTCQTCQRGFHSADSLKKHEQVHTGGTPYSCHVCGKSFLYKATFDYHLRTHSGERPYACDVCGKTFIIQHALKSHKLQHTGEKPHRCEQCGKAFRVYTNYRRHLRIHTGEKPYECEVCGVRFRQLGHVKFHMQVHTGERPYACDHCGLGFSDSRQLKRHACAVNALVTSYT, via the exons ATGTCACCAAGTTTGGTATTTTATTCACAAACAAAATCCATTTTGGAGACTGTTATTCACAGTTCACTGGATTTAGGCGGACATACAAACGAAGACAATTCCACGGAGCAATCAAGTTTGACAGTGAAG ccAGGATTGGACAAAGTGGTGGACATGTTGGCTCAGGAGGCCAGCAGAAAGATCAACGCTATTTTCCAGCAGCTGTTTGCGGCTGAGAGCAGGGAGAAGCTGGCCCTGAAAGACAAAGTGTGCCAGCTGGAGCGTGAGCTGAAGACTGCGACGGATAACTTTGACAACGCCCGAACGTGGAGAGAAAATGTGATGAATGGATGCCCCGTGCTGAATGAGCAGACTGGATGGATCTTCACCTTGAAGCCCCTTGGGACGCTGGTCAAATCAGCTGATGAGTTAGCCAAGGAAGAGTCGGCGGCTGCTGACGGAAACGGCAGACATGATGAAG TTCACAGTTCAGACAGTCAAGAAAAGACTAAGGAAGTGAACTGCTGCGCTGAGTCATCATCAGCCAGCAGACAAGAAG AGGACATTATCACGACTCCGCCCACAGAGTCCCAGGAGCTTCTCTGTGCTGCAGTCCAGAAGGTCTTTGAATGTGATGTGTGCAAGAAGAGCTTCAGCCGCCAGCTTCACCTGAGGAAGCACGCCGAGACGCACATGGAGCCTCTGACCTGCCAACAGTGCCCGAGAACATTCCGCAATGCCTCCACGCTGGAGCGGCACCTGCTGCAGCacgaggaaaagaagctgcagACCTTCGCATGCAACCTGTGCGAGAAGACGTTCAAGAGCAAGGTGCTCCTCAAATCTCATGAACTCGTCCACGGAGACGCTCGACCTTTTGCGTGCGCCACGTGCGGCAAGGCCTTCAAGAGCCGCCAGTGCCTGAAGGCCCACCGCGCCGTGCACAGCGCCGACAAGCCACACAAGTGCGAGGAGTGCGGCGAGAGTTTCCGCTACGCCGTGGCGCTGCGCTGTCATCGGAGCGTCCACACAGGCGAGTACCCTCACAAGTGTGGCGTGTGCGCCAAGGCCTTCACCAAGAAGCGATCGCTGCGCACGCACATGGCAGTGCACAGAGGCAAAATGTTTATGTGTGAGACTTGCGGCGCCGGCTTCACGCTGCGGCAGAACCTCAAACGCCACATGCGCATTCACACGGGTGAGCGGCCGTTCACGTGTCACGTGTGCGGAGTGAGCTTTGTCCAGGACAAActgaaagctcacatgctgctCCACGGAGCCTCCAAGTCCTTCATGTGCGACCTCTGCGGGAAGACCTTCCTCTACAACTGCCAGCTGCAGAAGCACCAGAAACTAGTCCACCGGGAGGGCGACCTGGCGGGCGAAGGCACGCGAAGGCGAGCTGGGACGCGAGCGAACCGCAGAGTCATCTTCAGACGGGACAGAACAACTGTGGAGGTGACGCCGTTCACCTGCCAGACTTGCCAGCGAGGCTTCCACTCGGCGGACTCCCTCAAGAAACACGAGCAAGTCCACACGGGCGGCACACCGTACAGCTGCCATGTGTGCGGCAAGTCCTTCCTCTACAAAGCCACCTTCGACTACCACCTGAGGACGCACTCGGGGGAGCGGCCCTACGCCTGCGACGTATGCGGGAAGACCTTCATCATCCAGCACGCCCTCAAGTCGCACAAACTGCAGCACACGGGCGAGAAGCCTCACAGGTGCGAGCAGTGCGGTAAGGCCTTTCGGGTCTACACCAACTACCGCCGACACCTGAGGATCCACACGGGCGAGAAGCCGTACGAGTGCGAGGTCTGCGGCGTGCGCTTCCGGCAGCTTGGACACGTGAAGTTCCACATGCAGGTGCACACGGGGGAGCGGCCGTATGCCTGCGACCATTGTGGGCTCGGCTTCTCAGACTCCAGGCAGCTCAAGAGACACGCGTGTGCGGTGAACGCGCTGGTGACCTCATACACATGA